Part of the Vigna unguiculata cultivar IT97K-499-35 chromosome 3, ASM411807v1, whole genome shotgun sequence genome, aaatcttcaaggcaaacacaaTAGCTGCCAACTCCAGGTCATGAGTGAGatagtttctctcatgcaccttaagttgcCTCGAAGCATACGCCACTaccttcttctcttgcatcagCACACAACCTAGACCaagatgagaggcatcacagtagacctcaaagggtttaccaACATCAGGGATCACTAGTATCGGAGCACTCATCAACCTTCACTGAAGCtcttgaaagctctcctcacacttatccatccaagtgaaaggttggtccttccagTAAGCTATGTCAGCGGcaccactatcttggagaatccttcTATGAATCTCTTATAGTAGCCAGCTAAACCCACGAAGCTTCTGATCTCTGTTGCTGACTTGAGACTTTCCCACTTAGCCACTGCATCAACCTTCGTCGGATCCACCACTATTCCCTGGGCAGATATCACATGTCCTAAGAATTGCACTTCATCCATccaaaattcacacttggaTAACTTAGCATATAATTGTTTCTCTCTCAGAATACTAAGCACCAATCTCAGGTGTTTTGCATGTTCCTCCTGAGTTCTGGAGTAGATAagtatgtcgtctatgaagactacgacaaacttgtCCAAGAATGATCTGAAgatccggttcatgtagtcTATAAACACAGTcagagcattggtcacaccaaaaagCATAACCACGTACTAGTAGTGGTCGTATCGAGACCTGAAGGTcatcttctgcacatcatctgCTGATAACGCTGttgttgacgcgatcaaattaatactactgaACTATAGCAACTTTagtattgctaagataataGTTAaggaaatagaaagggtaaagttaaccctaagtcgtctcccaatgaacacggaattgatttttaacaagttagttcttataaaatctatacaaaacagttagtcaaataaaataataaaaatatgggaggattaagataaacaagaaagaaatagaaaatataaaaagagataaaaacaattgtaaagaaaatatattgattccattgctttttaaaaatagattcatcatcggttatctaaagattattgcttaattaattattgttgtagatttacaaattaatcaatgtaaagtctcaattaatttgttggctttctcacttttaatcaaagtacattctcaattaaaagtgagaacttttagattatccacaataaattcaaccaaagtacagtctcaatcaaattttactatgtctaatcatgtttattcttttatctcctcaccaaataaaaagcttaattaatcaaagtaaagtctcaattaattttcgttagagtaaatacctttaatcaaagtaaagtctcaattattggtaaaaactcatttaatcacatgaaagtttctaaataaaatcaaagtaaagtctcaattagatttaaaaacccttgaactcatatgatcaacatgcatatagatttaaaatcattactttttacgtgattcaaagataaaagacatagatgaattaaaacctcaacaataataaaaagaacaaagaaattaattgatctaacctcagaatccaattaagaaattacagtggaatcaacccaagaagtttataactccatgaatgcaaaataaaaatacaagaagaatagagagagaaaggaaacgaaattaggccccccctaaagggttcctaaactccgaagtcctAAGCTTGTCTTTTTTTTGCTTTTCCTTAGTCTCTTAACATAGGAATTGGATTGGgtttttttgttgctaaaacctctcaaatatcttttaaaataaagataaagataaatattaaaagatatttggagagatataaactatttgacaaatatagttgggtaataatttatgatataattaaataaagtaatttttaaagatatatgataaattatcaccaaataatatttgtattaattttctaaataactcattttcaatcctgtagtccaattttgtagagacatccaaaaatatcaatattacaaataaacccctctcctttgaccaatCTTTGACTTTTTTACCAGATTTGACCaactttgaccagatttgaccaactttgaccagagttgactgttggctttgaccatttgaccagtgttgaccagtttgactgccctatcagatgctgacacgtggcgtagAGACACTCTCTCTAGAATTATGGTTTGCTCCCCCTTCCTCCATTGGCTGCACGTGACGACATGGAAGGTTTCGGCAGCTGATGGACTCTGGCGAGGTGGTTGCTAGGTCACGGACTGCTGCTGGAGATGCACTACTGTGATAGAGTTGCTGTAGATGCAAAATGGCTCTTGCTTGCGTTTTCGCTGCTTGGAGGGTGATGGTGTTGGTCTGGTGCGGTGGCTCGCTGCAGAGATGGTGGTTCGTTGTTGCGTTTACGGTCGTAATCGTGATGATGGCACGCTGTTGCAGTGGTTTCTACTGTTTCGCATGGATCTGTGTGGTGAAAAGATTTGAGGTGTTACTACTACACCGCGAACGTGGAAGAAGATGATGCGATGATGGTGGAATGCAACTCCGATTTGGCTCGCATTTTTCTGCAGGAAACTCATGATGGTGATGGGTGACGACGCTGCAGTTGCGATTGCTCCGACGAGAGTGGCGGCTGTTAGCatggtggcggctagggttGGAGGAGAAATAGGGTTTCTCATGGAGAGATGAATATGATGACGTGGCACCATTTGCTTGGCTGAATTTTGAGTGCTTGGATGCCACCACGTGTCATTCTCTAATTGGTTAGTTTAATAaatggaggattatgacacatGTCATCATGTTTTATGAGTGGAAATAGGGGTGAAAATAGATTTTCTGTAACCCATTTTGGAAAAGGGGagtgtatatgtaatttagggggtccagaagtgattttttcagaacttgctaattttaaacttatttaaaggtgttctataacttcaatcaatttattttccaacctttaaatgagcttaaaacttaatttcagctgcatcaacaaacgttaaaatatccaaaaataatttatgcagctaaaaatcactttttaagacatttttatcacacaagatCAAACAACTTAATTATCAGAactgtcaattaaatcactctttaagcacacaaattcaattaaatactcagaattaaacattgaatgaggACAAAATAAGCACTCATCATCTGCCTTCACTAGTATTTGATGATATCCCGACCGTAAATCAATCTTCAAGAATACCGATGctccatgcaactgatccattaGATCATCTATCCTCGGGAAagggtacttattcttgatcgtcattttatttaattgcctgtagtccacacacagacgtgaactcccgtcctttttcttcaccaacaacattgGTGCTCCCCAAGACGAAGTATTGGGTCATATGAACTGTTTCCCCAACAACTCCTTTATTTGATTCTTGAGCTCTActaggaaagctaaactctaaggaaagaAAATATTGGTGACAAAACTTTCAACAAGACtaacacaagaaaagcaaattttaagactctatggaaagtacttgacaagcatcttcaagtcttaaatcatgcatacaccaagaaagatcataaccaagtcaaagaatggaactaatttgccaatatcacccatttctcaagcatgaaaactagtagcataacacttagtgacaAACACACTTTgagttcaccaatgagcaagtttgctctcggttttttgacaaattttagtgtaaaatttttcttcttttcacaactagcttcataaaatggtgagaaagagttttaggtggcttggacacttagttcctcaagttttaggccaaaatcaatttaacttcaagttaacatatgacatatgactcaagcaaaagttagacacatttaaagactcaacatgacatacacaaagacacaaacatgtagctatcatgcatttaaactcatggatttgaggctcatagactaagcatccaaagacatgttatctaaTCACATTTAGAAGCTTAAAGAGGTAATTTTTGGACCTCTGAGCTGGTgcaatttaatgttttaaaatcatcaagttttctgccagcactgtttttgtgtgtcatggaagtggatttgaaccataccaagatagctacaacaagacaaggttagcacatgaaaaccaccatattcaagataacctaggctctagataccaaatgatgaaggattatcttgtttctttttaagattattgaatatggtgtgagttgattaagaaagctaagtgaaatccccactggacattaagatagcaagctatctatatgtgaaggttcctttcacaaagctcaagagaagaagatgatggatggattcaaaagaaaaggaaatggaaggcacataaactatagaaaaccaagaacaattaaaggaagaagaaaacataaaatggaaaggaaagaaatggtaaaaatgtgagaaacacgccactacaaggctaggctagaagccatggcaaccttgaagatgagtggatgtgtgccgccacttgctatgcaagataaggcttaaaagtattcactccctagggaggaaactctcacaaaaggttgagatacaaaagtgtttttacttcaaaatcttcaacccttttacaagataaggagcaccctttaaataggagttcataggggtcctttagcaaatacaaaaacatgaaaaagaattaactagcaaaccctaaacctaatgtgagagtgagtcttggccaagtgaagggagatgattggtggaggcattcccatgaggattctaggccaaaagaggaaggagaccaagtgaccttctaaggcataaaccacaaaggcaaaaggagacaaggtacatgtctacttttgcttttgctttatgctttttgctttcctctctcttccacttcatccaagtgctccaatcaccaagtgccacctagccatgctctactttctcttaattacctacaaaacaagacaaacaaggattagcatgttggtttaagttaatctaatcttggtcaaaggtcaactttggatcaaagtcaacaagtcaaccaaaataagtcaactagaaaccaacttaaagaattcaaactaaagtaatgcaaaacaaagataaaggtgatggaatagaagactcccctctagacatgcttctagtgatccttcttgagggagcttctaaggaggtggtcacgccttcatcatcctccccttcttggagagaattcgaccacgaattcttaaaccattctttgggggaggccaatccttgatggccatcactgTTTTTTttgtccacatggaccccatgttgatttattttgaaacctagggagatcacatgatccatcccaaacacacatttctccatgttagcatacaaagATACTttccttaaggtctctaacacacttcttaaatgatgcaagtggtcatcttgagacatactataaatgagaatgtcatcaaagtacaccacaacaaacttccctaagaactctctaagaacatggtgcatgagtctcatgaatgtactaggtgcattggtcaagccaaaaggcatgactaaccactcatataatccaaacttagtcttgaaagaggtgttccattcatcaccttctttgattctaatttgattgtacccactcttcaagtctattttggaaaatatggttgcaccgtgtaactcatcaatcaaatcatctaatctaggaataaaatgcctatacttgatggttatgttgttgatagccctacaatctatgcacattctccatgttccatcctttttggggacaagaatcacgggtattgcacaaggactcatgctatgttgcacccaccccttttctaacaactcattcacttgtttttgaatttccttagcctcctcgggaatagtcctataggctgacctattaggcaaagatgagccttgtatgaaatcaatttggtgttctatacctcttaggggtgggagaccctttggaggtttttgaaaaacatctttgaactcatctaagactaatgacaagtctaagggacatctagagtgggGGTTTTGGAatgagggggaagattcactaggataagctaggatgatgggtttttgggcaagcattaccttcttcacccctttgagggtgatcatgctcttcttagactcattgccatgcccttgcgccttctcttcttttcttttctttatcatttgcaattggtcctcattaacttctcttggtgaaagaggtagtaatgtgatctttttgccttggaagctaaatgtaaatttgttggcatggccatcatgaaaagctttccatgatgaaggattatcttgttttcttttagagttatg contains:
- the LOC114175260 gene encoding uncharacterized protein LOC114175260, whose protein sequence is MLFGVTNALTVFIDYMNRIFRSFLDKFVVVFIDDILIYSRTQEEHAKHLRLVLSILREKQLYAKLSKCEFWMDEVQFLGHVISAQGIVVDPTKVDAVAKWESLKSATEIRSFVGLAGYYKRFIEGFSKIVVPLT